A window of the Helianthus annuus cultivar XRQ/B chromosome 4, HanXRQr2.0-SUNRISE, whole genome shotgun sequence genome harbors these coding sequences:
- the LOC110933188 gene encoding uncharacterized protein LOC110933188 produces MGFLVKWCAWIKGILESARFSILVNGSPTFEFQCSIGIRQEDPLTPFLFIIVMEALSCMTEKAKGVGTVVGIQTPLHGPMVSHLFYADDAILIGEQFKDNISNVIRILWVFHICSGLKITIFKSNLYAIRVGNSELKTMADLIGCQVDEVPFKYLGLWVGANMNRVANWKPMYDIFEARLSKWNASTLSIGGRIFFNSCASYQGLGS; encoded by the coding sequence ATGGGTTTCCTGGTGAAATGGTGTGCGTGGATTAAAGGTATTCTTGAATCGGCTAGGTTCTCTATATTGGTCAATGGTTCTCCGACTTTCGAGTTTCAATGCTCGATAGGGATCAGGCAAGAAGATCCTTTAACCCCTTTCTTATTTATCATCGTAATGGAGGCTTTATCGTGTATGACTGAAAAAGCTAAGGGCGTGGGGACCGTGGTTGGTATTCAAACTCCCCTACATGGGCCGATGGTGTCCCATCTATTCTATGCTGACGACGCTATCCTTATAGGTGAGCAGTTTAAAGATAACATATCCAATGTTATTCGAATACTTTGGGTGTTTCACATTTGTTCCGGGCTAAAGATAACTATTTTCAAATCTAACCTATACGCGATCAGAGTGGGAAATTCAGAGTTAAAAACCATGGCAGATCTTATTGGGTGTCAAGTTGATGAAGTTCCTTTCAAGTATCTCGGTCTATGGGTTGGTGCTAATATGAATCGGGTCGCAAACTGGAAACCGATGTATGACATCTTTGAGGCTAGACTTTCTAAATGGAATGCGTCGACGTTATCGATTGGTGGTAGAATTTTTTTTAACTCCTGTGCAAGTTATCAAGGACTTGGAAGCTAG